The Verrucomicrobiota bacterium genome includes the window ACATCTCTACTTCCCAGAGTATGTGATCTTGATCTGAATAAAAGCTCTTTTCTATCTTCTGCTGATACTTCTAATTTACCTATGCTGGCCATAAGGCTAATATCGCTAATAGTAAGCTTATTATGAAATCATTACACTAGGCTACTTTTTAAGGGACGACTAACTAACTGATGGTCATAATCCTTATGAAGGTCCAATATCGGTCTTCTTGTTCCAAGTTGGGTATTAACATCAGTTGGAACTGAAAGGGTGTCTTCATAACCTAACAGCTGGTTACAAACCCATCCGAAATATCCACTTTCATAGTCAGTTCGTTCGTATTGATCCGAGTAGTCGTTGTAACTCTTTTCACTTAATGAAACCCAGAGGCCGTATTCTAAATTCAGTTCGAAGTTGTTGACCGGAATAGTTAGGGTTGTTCGAATGAATCTATCCGTTTGCTCTTCCCAGTGTATTTCGCAAAAGTCCTCATCGATCTTAGCAATGTCTTTTTGTTGTTGGGGAGTCAATTGAGAATAATGCCAGGGTTCTCCATACCCAAGAGCAGGCCATGTATTGTGGATTTGACCACATTGAGAGCATTTGAATGTAATCTTCGGATTTTTCTTCTTCCAGAACATTATGCAGTATCCTTTTGACCTTTGAGTAGTACGCCAATATGATTAAAGATAATTGCACGATTCATGGATTCATTCCAAAGTTGAAAGTTCTGTGACCCTAAGAGTTCTCTAATTTGCGTCTGTATCTCGGACTTCTCGAATGCTCCAGAGTTCGTGCGTTCAAAAACTAAGTTCACTTTATCAGTGGCTAAAAAGTTCTGTACTAGCTCTTCAATTAAACCTCACTTTATTTCATCACCTGTTCCGAAATGAATCCAGTGACTCTCCCATATCAAAGTCGTACTAAGATGTTCGGCTGCTTTATACAATTGTCGTGAATCCATCTAACTCACATCATTAAAAAGTACCTAGCGTCGCATTAATTTCATCTCTTTTAGCCGTAGACACTTTTTGTTCTTCTGCAAATTCCGGCCATCGCTTAACCACTGCATTTATATGGTCGATAATCACCGAGCCCTTTTTGACGCTCATCGCACGTGCCACGGCTTCCATATCATTTTTTATAATATGCGTTCGTTTACCATTAACGCTTAATGCATGCTGACTCACCCATAGGCTATCCGGGCGAAAGGCATGACATACATCGTAGGCCGGACTCAATTCCCATTTTTCACCTTTTTTTAGTCGGAATGCGAAATTTTTTGAATGATCATCACAGTTTTTAGCGAGTACATTAAAAACCATTCTTCGAAATAATTCCTCTGCCGCAGGATAAGGCAGCCTGAGCTCCCTCATGGTCTGAAAAAGTTGCTCATAGCTGTAGCTGGTGACTTCATTGAAGTCAAAGTGATTTATGGCGCACCAAGTTTGAATATGATGTTTAAAATTGCCTTCACGGTCAAAACGTTGAGTCATAAAATGCGCCCTTCCATTCTCTTCATTGAGCCTGCACGGCATCATTCTAATCCCGCATTCCCTGGCCATTTTAAAATAAGCATACTCAACCCTACCATATCCTGTACTTTCACCAAACTGCTCTTCACTGACGCCATCAAGTTTTATGATCCAATGGTCG containing:
- a CDS encoding DUF2199 domain-containing protein, whose protein sequence is MFWKKKNPKITFKCSQCGQIHNTWPALGYGEPWHYSQLTPQQQKDIAKIDEDFCEIHWEEQTDRFIRTTLTIPVNNFELNLEYGLWVSLSEKSYNDYSDQYERTDYESGYFGWVCNQLLGYEDTLSVPTDVNTQLGTRRPILDLHKDYDHQLVSRPLKSSLV
- a CDS encoding type II toxin-antitoxin system HipA family toxin, coding for MVNTAIIKIWGEQVGAVAWNHESQLGSFEYDPEFIRKGWELAPLKMPLSSGQRIFTFPDLRRPKDSEYDTYKGLPGLLADVLPDKYGNRLISAWLAKNGRPSDSMNPVEQLCFIGTRGMGALEFEPATFGRDKNTFSVEIDSLVGIARKMLSARSDFSADLAKHEEQAISDIMKIGTSAGGARPKALIAYNEITGDVRSGQTKAPKGYDHWIIKLDGVSEEQFGESTGYGRVEYAYFKMARECGIRMMPCRLNEENGRAHFMTQRFDREGNFKHHIQTWCAINHFDFNEVTSYSYEQLFQTMRELRLPYPAAEELFRRMVFNVLAKNCDDHSKNFAFRLKKGEKWELSPAYDVCHAFRPDSLWVSQHALSVNGKRTHIIKNDMEAVARAMSVKKGSVIIDHINAVVKRWPEFAEEQKVSTAKRDEINATLGTF